One Thermosipho africanus Ob7 genomic region harbors:
- a CDS encoding CheR family methyltransferase, translated as MSLEDFKKKRDSFQLNSLSGNTQEFSMEEFNWFLEVVKKDFNFDLTGYKPHRVKRRIEMLIRKYGLKSYKEYYELIKKDEKKKDEFFDRMTINVTEFFRNPEKWWELRDKFIPELLKESGSKFKAWSAGCSTGEEPYSLAILLEELKAPSSAKVYATDIDIGVLTKARMGEYEERSFVSTPPQYLKKYFEVTSRGTYRVKQNVKNRVIFKRHNLLQDRFETGYDLILCRNVVIYFEMETKMELYEKFAKALRPGGILFIGNTERIFNYRQLGFEVASPFIYRKL; from the coding sequence ATGTCGTTGGAGGATTTCAAAAAGAAAAGAGACAGTTTTCAATTGAATTCTCTATCTGGTAATACACAAGAATTTTCAATGGAAGAATTTAACTGGTTTTTAGAAGTTGTGAAAAAAGATTTCAATTTTGATCTTACAGGTTATAAGCCCCATAGAGTTAAAAGAAGAATAGAGATGTTAATAAGAAAGTATGGTTTAAAGTCATACAAAGAGTATTATGAGCTTATAAAAAAAGATGAAAAAAAGAAGGATGAATTTTTTGATAGGATGACTATAAATGTTACTGAATTTTTTAGAAATCCAGAAAAATGGTGGGAACTTAGAGATAAATTTATACCTGAACTTTTAAAGGAAAGTGGCTCAAAATTTAAAGCATGGAGTGCAGGATGTTCAACAGGAGAAGAACCATACTCGCTTGCAATACTTCTTGAAGAACTCAAGGCACCATCTAGTGCAAAAGTTTATGCAACAGATATTGACATCGGTGTTCTTACTAAGGCAAGAATGGGGGAATATGAGGAAAGATCATTTGTAAGTACTCCGCCACAATATTTAAAGAAATACTTCGAAGTAACAAGTAGAGGAACATACAGGGTAAAACAAAATGTGAAAAATAGAGTGATTTTTAAAAGGCACAATCTTCTCCAAGATAGATTTGAAACTGGATATGATTTGATTCTTTGTAGGAACGTTGTTATATATTTTGAAATGGAGACAAAAATGGAATTGTATGAAAAATTTGCAAAAGCTCTTAGACCGGGTGGAATATTATTTATTGGAAATACAGAAAGAATTTTTAATTACAGACAACTTGGATTTGAAGTGGCATCACCATTTATATACAGAAAACTGTGA
- the lspA gene encoding signal peptidase II encodes MFWLTLAFVIDQITKYIATEYWRFNPTRLFNFFYLTYATNKGVAFGLFSSSKEIVIYLTLAIIIGLSIIPLFKRLNFWTNMFLGFIIGGALGNVVDRIRFGYVVDFITMPYWPTIYNLADFFILVGGIGIGLVLLWRRDIGDQRNSERERLEIGQIRSGESTELDFKDVHSESDKEWGDKSQ; translated from the coding sequence TTGTTCTGGCTTACTCTTGCTTTTGTTATTGATCAAATTACAAAATATATTGCAACAGAATATTGGAGATTTAATCCAACGCGGCTTTTTAACTTTTTTTATTTAACTTATGCAACAAACAAAGGTGTAGCATTTGGTTTATTTTCCAGCTCTAAGGAAATAGTTATTTATTTAACGCTTGCGATTATTATTGGTCTTTCAATTATACCGCTTTTTAAAAGGTTAAATTTTTGGACAAATATGTTTTTGGGATTTATTATAGGTGGAGCGCTTGGCAACGTTGTTGATAGAATAAGATTTGGTTATGTTGTAGATTTTATAACTATGCCTTACTGGCCTACTATTTATAATTTAGCAGATTTTTTTATTTTAGTTGGTGGAATCGGTATAGGATTAGTACTTCTTTGGAGGAGAGATATTGGAGATCAACGTAACAGCGAGAGAGAAAGGTTGGAGATTGGACAAATTCGTTCAGGAGAAAGCACCGAATTGGATTTCAAGGACGTACATTCAGAAAGCGATAAAGAGTGGGGAGATAAGAGTCAATGA
- a CDS encoding RluA family pseudouridine synthase, with amino-acid sequence MDKFVQEKAPNWISRTYIQKAIKSGEIRVNDEIRKPSYKLKLGDVVFLEFPEKPKEVEILPENIPLDILYEDKDIVVVNKSAGMITHPTPSFTSGTLVNALMYHCKDFQGISGELRPGIVHRLDKDTSGVIVVAKNDKAHQSLSKQFKDRVTEKVYAAIVKGIVKKDYGTIEVPVGRNPVVRTKMAAVDWGKNALTYFKVLRRFKDATLVFAYPKTGRTHQIRIHMKYLGHPLLGDELYGSGKKDEVYGVTRQMLHALKLSFYHPTTEEKMTFVAPLPEDFKRVLKILSEIY; translated from the coding sequence TTGGACAAATTCGTTCAGGAGAAAGCACCGAATTGGATTTCAAGGACGTACATTCAGAAAGCGATAAAGAGTGGGGAGATAAGAGTCAATGATGAAATAAGAAAGCCAAGTTATAAATTAAAGCTTGGCGACGTTGTTTTTTTGGAATTTCCAGAAAAGCCTAAGGAAGTAGAAATTTTACCTGAAAATATTCCGCTGGATATTTTATATGAAGATAAAGATATTGTTGTTGTAAACAAAAGTGCGGGAATGATAACTCATCCGACTCCATCTTTTACATCTGGTACACTTGTAAATGCATTAATGTATCATTGCAAAGATTTTCAAGGAATAAGTGGAGAGTTGAGACCTGGAATAGTACATCGTCTTGATAAAGATACAAGTGGAGTTATCGTAGTTGCAAAAAATGATAAGGCTCATCAGAGTTTATCAAAGCAATTTAAAGATCGAGTAACCGAAAAAGTTTATGCGGCAATTGTAAAAGGTATAGTAAAAAAAGATTATGGAACTATAGAAGTTCCAGTTGGAAGAAATCCGGTTGTAAGAACAAAAATGGCCGCAGTTGATTGGGGTAAAAATGCACTTACATATTTTAAGGTTTTAAGAAGATTTAAAGATGCAACACTTGTTTTTGCATACCCTAAAACTGGAAGAACACATCAAATAAGGATACATATGAAATACTTAGGCCACCCATTATTAGGTGATGAATTATACGGAAGTGGAAAGAAAGATGAAGTTTATGGCGTTACAAGGCAGATGCTTCATGCGTTAAAACTCTCTTTTTATCATCCCACAACAGAAGAAAAAATGACATTTGTAGCTCCTCTTCCAGAAGATTTTAAAAGAGTTTTAAAGATTTTATCCGAAATTTATTGA
- the glnA gene encoding type I glutamate--ammonia ligase, whose protein sequence is MGIDEIFRIIEDEKIRFVRLQFSDINGALKNVEIPSADLKRAFEKGIMFDGSSIEGFVRINESDMYLKPDPDTFAILPWTLEGQKSARIICDVYKQDGTPFEGDPRFRLRKVMQEAKDMGFVPHAGPEVEFFLLPRKNNKPSFEFLDEGGYFDLLPVDIAEHLRSEVAVMLEEMGIDVEATHHEVAPSQHEVDFRYNNALSAADAVQTVKLVIKTLAIKNNLYATFMPKPFFGVNGSGMHVHVSLLSTDLQKNMFFDEKSGDISEHMRYFIGGVLKYSKAITAVTNPTVNSYKRLVPGYEAPVNIAWSLANRSALVRVPAARGMATRIEYRSPDPSCNPYLALAVIIKAGLQGIKDKIEPPLPVEKDIYHMKEEEKDNFGIDHLPSNLKEALDEMEKCELIKETLGEHIFNKFLEMKRLEWKDFSIAVTEWERQRYEIV, encoded by the coding sequence GTGGGGATTGACGAGATTTTTAGGATAATTGAAGATGAGAAAATCAGATTTGTAAGGCTCCAGTTTTCCGATATTAACGGAGCTTTGAAGAATGTAGAAATTCCGTCTGCAGATTTGAAAAGAGCGTTTGAAAAAGGTATTATGTTTGACGGTTCTTCAATTGAGGGATTTGTTAGAATCAACGAATCTGATATGTATTTAAAGCCAGATCCGGACACCTTTGCGATTTTACCGTGGACTCTTGAAGGGCAAAAAAGCGCTAGAATCATTTGTGATGTTTACAAACAAGATGGCACACCTTTTGAAGGAGACCCACGTTTTAGATTAAGAAAAGTGATGCAAGAAGCAAAAGATATGGGATTTGTCCCACATGCAGGCCCAGAAGTTGAATTTTTCCTTCTTCCAAGAAAGAACAATAAACCTTCGTTTGAGTTCTTGGATGAAGGTGGGTATTTTGATCTTTTGCCAGTAGATATTGCAGAGCATTTGAGAAGTGAAGTTGCAGTTATGCTTGAGGAAATGGGAATAGATGTTGAGGCAACTCACCATGAGGTTGCACCATCCCAACATGAAGTTGATTTTAGATATAACAATGCGCTTTCTGCGGCAGACGCAGTTCAAACAGTAAAACTGGTTATAAAGACTTTAGCAATAAAAAATAATCTATATGCAACATTTATGCCTAAACCATTTTTTGGTGTAAATGGTAGTGGTATGCATGTTCACGTAAGTTTGTTGTCAACTGATTTGCAAAAGAATATGTTTTTTGATGAAAAAAGTGGAGACATTTCTGAACATATGAGATACTTTATTGGTGGAGTATTAAAATATTCAAAGGCAATTACTGCGGTTACCAATCCGACTGTTAATAGTTATAAAAGGCTTGTTCCAGGATACGAAGCACCGGTAAATATTGCATGGTCTCTTGCAAATAGATCGGCCCTTGTTAGAGTTCCTGCAGCAAGAGGAATGGCAACAAGAATTGAATATAGGTCTCCTGATCCTTCTTGTAATCCTTACCTTGCATTAGCAGTGATAATTAAAGCTGGCTTACAGGGAATAAAAGACAAAATAGAGCCACCTCTTCCAGTTGAAAAGGATATTTATCACATGAAAGAAGAAGAAAAGGATAATTTTGGAATTGACCATTTACCATCTAATTTGAAAGAAGCTTTAGATGAAATGGAAAAATGCGAGCTAATAAAAGAGACTTTGGGAGAACATATTTTCAATAAATTTTTGGAAATGAAAAGACTTGAATGGAAAGATTTTTCAATTGCAGTTACAGAATGGGAAAGGCAAAGATATGAAATAGTGTGA
- a CDS encoding helix-turn-helix domain-containing protein translates to MAKKGQKFRKYSSKLKQEIIRIHMDEKLPKKTIASLLGVHESRVRLWIKNYLTYCNIELKRGRPKKNQLKMK, encoded by the coding sequence TTGGCTAAGAAAGGACAAAAGTTTAGAAAGTATTCTTCAAAATTGAAACAAGAAATCATTAGAATTCACATGGATGAAAAACTTCCGAAAAAGACTATTGCTTCTCTCTTAGGTGTCCATGAAAGTAGAGTGCGATTGTGGATAAAGAATTATCTAACATATTGTAATATTGAACTTAAAAGAGGTAGACCAAAAAAGAATCAACTCAAGATGAAATAG
- a CDS encoding IS3 family transposase, whose amino-acid sequence MCKIAGISKSTYYRILKSKDRDKEIKEEIRELYFRYNGIYGYRRITTVMKRKGKNINHKKVYRLMKELELFARIRKKNYIRKAMMKVQFKGMLQDNGPAENFFSHFKEKMVKINKEKTKEEYKKLIEEYIKFYNEERYQARLKNMAPKKSRSHAV is encoded by the coding sequence TTGTGTAAAATAGCTGGTATTTCAAAGAGTACATATTACCGTATATTAAAGAGCAAGGATAGAGATAAAGAAATCAAAGAAGAGATTAGAGAATTATATTTTAGATACAATGGAATATATGGATACAGAAGAATAACAACGGTAATGAAAAGAAAAGGTAAGAATATAAACCATAAGAAGGTATATAGATTAATGAAAGAGCTGGAATTATTTGCAAGAATAAGGAAAAAGAATTACATACGAAAAGCAATGATGAAAGTACAATTCAAAGGTATGCTACAAGACAACGGACCAGCGGAAAACTTCTTTAGTCATTTTAAAGAAAAAATGGTAAAAATAAACAAAGAAAAGACAAAAGAAGAATACAAAAAGTTAATAGAAGAATACATAAAATTCTACAACGAAGAAAGATATCAAGCAAGATTAAAAAACATGGCTCCGAAAAAGTCTCGAAGCCATGCTGTTTAA
- a CDS encoding MJ1477/TM1410 family putative glycoside hydrolase, which yields MENFIKLLTIGILLFLIIQPLSIERVEVPLIYQLQKINLRTIYSYYKPKFLIIDVQDIDEEDIYYIKKLKENGTTILSYLSIGEAEDYRSYWKKEWNKNPPEWLGSENPMWPGNYKVKYWYIEWQNIVFNMIDEILKYEVDGLYLDLIDSFIYWSENGYPKEFTALQMIDFVFHISNYVKSKGNFLVVPQNGENILDYDTSNNYINAIDGIGIESLFFKYTKRIDEKITLNRLKYIQKIQNQGKFVLVTDYIFSPFYDNSKIINEFIELCKKHNFFGYPANKDKKLSDISGALKYFKKEKEAK from the coding sequence GTGGAAAATTTTATTAAGCTACTTACGATTGGAATACTACTCTTTTTAATCATACAACCATTATCCATTGAAAGAGTTGAGGTACCTCTTATATATCAACTTCAAAAAATTAATTTAAGAACAATATATTCATACTACAAGCCTAAATTTTTGATTATTGATGTTCAAGATATTGATGAAGAGGATATATACTATATTAAAAAACTTAAGGAAAACGGAACAACAATCCTTTCTTACTTAAGCATAGGTGAAGCAGAAGATTATAGAAGTTATTGGAAAAAAGAGTGGAATAAAAATCCGCCTGAATGGCTTGGAAGTGAAAATCCAATGTGGCCTGGAAATTACAAAGTAAAGTATTGGTATATAGAATGGCAAAACATTGTTTTTAATATGATCGATGAAATTTTAAAATATGAAGTAGACGGACTCTATCTCGATCTAATCGACTCATTTATTTATTGGTCTGAAAATGGCTATCCAAAAGAATTTACAGCATTGCAGATGATTGATTTTGTCTTTCATATCTCAAATTATGTAAAAAGTAAAGGAAATTTTTTAGTCGTGCCACAAAACGGGGAAAATATATTAGATTATGATACTTCAAACAATTATATAAATGCTATCGATGGTATAGGAATAGAATCTTTATTCTTTAAATACACAAAAAGAATTGATGAAAAAATTACTTTAAATAGGCTAAAATACATACAAAAAATCCAAAATCAAGGTAAATTTGTTCTTGTTACAGACTATATATTTTCACCTTTTTATGACAACAGTAAAATAATAAATGAATTTATAGAATTATGCAAAAAACATAATTTTTTTGGTTATCCAGCAAATAAAGACAAAAAACTTTCTGATATTTCTGGCGCACTTAAATATTTTAAAAAAGAGAAAGAGGCGAAATGA
- a CDS encoding DUF2194 domain-containing protein — MKKVLVIFLMIISVIIFSQKKFLLLYKGSEQYGEYMLKNYVIPYLEKNKINYELLDVERMNFYSINSSDFSTIITWYYSNALENSVLYLRQLSIFIENGGNFFFFNNIGANADARELNNVFNKIGVHYKYGYKQLSNYNIEYDKNFFKTSPSTDISRPVEEYEVFSKETKIILSFKVNDKKYPMIFLSNNGGGAIFNSFIDKEGNIILDIQKILHYLTNKKVGRENKILVVCDKYDKEFYLEKQFQLKKLLEYAKINFETDYVERFFEYSYIDLTPFRYIIWITDSKFIHTNTIKRFINNGGTLLFITDPYNTPWNKNIVLEKNNIEKILFNKELFFLSNTDEGCEFDINFDIDFNIELDASNIVLANLVGSKPIPAIWYKKEGSGYIGYIYPPLIKKETRGLILQSILEMQDFNISGFLNSFIFYLDDFPIPSYNVTKRDVIDTDFYYKTWWKDIKAFAKSYNIKYTIVTPLSYNGVSNPPFEFSEYLITHFPKDALIEIDNSDFELGLHGYNHLSLTKENWPNPQNIIESLRAAKKFLESILGHKIFLNSYVAPNNIIDEYGVQNLIKALPEVTTIGTTYSSTDEFSEYMIYNNNVVIIPRSTYGYYPLKRILISSINTLANFGSFQHFIHPDDFFAKDRNPMQKNWEELITILDRFYYKIKSKMPWLKNYTASEAYPYFLDYLTQKYEYKISENYLEITIPNYSLMPKYFLLKTKIPVEKIIGGKIISFYLENDIYIIQMQGTRMKIFFLR; from the coding sequence ATGAAAAAAGTATTAGTAATATTTTTAATGATAATTAGTGTTATTATATTTTCACAAAAAAAGTTTCTTCTTCTCTACAAAGGCTCAGAACAATATGGCGAATACATGTTAAAGAACTATGTAATTCCATATCTTGAGAAAAATAAAATAAACTATGAATTGCTTGATGTTGAAAGAATGAACTTTTACAGTATAAATTCTAGTGACTTTTCAACAATAATCACTTGGTATTATTCAAATGCTCTTGAAAACTCTGTATTATATCTTAGGCAACTTTCAATATTTATAGAAAATGGTGGAAATTTTTTCTTTTTTAACAACATTGGGGCAAATGCAGATGCAAGGGAATTAAATAATGTTTTCAACAAAATCGGCGTACATTACAAATATGGATACAAACAATTGAGCAATTATAATATAGAATACGATAAAAACTTTTTTAAGACATCCCCAAGCACTGATATAAGTAGGCCAGTTGAGGAATACGAAGTATTTAGCAAAGAAACGAAAATAATCCTTTCATTTAAAGTAAATGATAAAAAATATCCGATGATATTTCTTTCAAATAACGGCGGTGGTGCAATATTCAACAGTTTTATTGACAAAGAAGGAAATATTATACTAGATATTCAAAAAATATTACACTATCTTACAAACAAAAAAGTTGGAAGGGAAAATAAAATTTTAGTTGTTTGCGACAAATATGACAAAGAATTTTACCTTGAAAAACAATTTCAACTAAAAAAATTACTTGAATATGCCAAAATAAATTTTGAAACAGATTACGTTGAAAGATTTTTTGAATATTCATACATAGATCTTACACCTTTTAGATATATAATATGGATAACTGATTCAAAATTTATACATACTAATACTATTAAAAGATTTATAAATAATGGTGGAACATTGTTATTCATAACAGATCCATACAACACTCCATGGAATAAAAATATAGTGCTTGAAAAAAACAACATCGAAAAAATATTGTTCAATAAAGAATTATTCTTCTTGTCAAATACAGATGAAGGATGCGAATTTGATATAAATTTTGATATCGACTTTAATATTGAACTTGACGCCTCAAACATAGTACTTGCAAATCTTGTTGGAAGCAAGCCTATCCCAGCCATCTGGTACAAAAAAGAAGGAAGTGGTTACATAGGTTATATATATCCACCATTAATAAAGAAAGAAACAAGAGGATTAATTCTTCAGTCCATTCTTGAAATGCAGGATTTTAATATTTCTGGATTTCTTAATTCTTTTATATTTTACCTTGATGATTTTCCAATCCCCTCATATAATGTAACAAAAAGAGATGTAATAGATACAGATTTTTACTATAAGACGTGGTGGAAAGACATAAAAGCTTTTGCAAAAAGTTACAACATTAAATATACAATAGTAACACCGTTAAGTTATAATGGAGTTAGTAATCCTCCTTTTGAATTTTCTGAATATCTAATAACTCATTTTCCAAAAGATGCTCTTATAGAAATAGATAATTCAGATTTTGAACTAGGACTTCATGGATATAATCATTTATCTTTAACAAAGGAAAATTGGCCCAACCCTCAAAATATAATTGAAAGCCTTAGGGCAGCTAAAAAATTCTTAGAATCAATATTGGGTCATAAAATATTTTTAAATAGCTATGTGGCACCAAATAACATAATAGATGAATATGGTGTTCAAAACCTTATAAAAGCCTTACCAGAAGTAACCACTATAGGAACAACGTATAGTTCTACAGATGAATTTTCAGAATATATGATTTACAATAACAACGTTGTAATCATTCCAAGATCTACGTACGGTTATTATCCATTAAAAAGAATCCTTATTTCCAGTATAAATACACTTGCAAATTTTGGAAGCTTTCAACACTTCATACATCCTGATGATTTTTTTGCAAAAGATAGAAATCCAATGCAAAAAAATTGGGAAGAATTAATAACGATACTTGATAGATTTTACTATAAAATAAAATCTAAAATGCCTTGGCTAAAAAATTATACAGCTTCTGAAGCATATCCTTACTTTCTTGACTATTTAACTCAAAAATACGAATACAAGATAAGTGAAAATTATCTAGAAATAACTATTCCAAACTATTCATTAATGCCAAAATATTTTCTTTTAAAAACTAAAATCCCAGTAGAAAAAATAATTGGAGGTAAAATTATTTCATTTTATCTAGAAAATGATATATACATAATTCAAATGCAAGGAACAAGAATGAAAATTTTCTTTTTGAGGTGA
- the pelG gene encoding exopolysaccharide Pel transporter PelG — MAGVGFKLNKLFYKNQISTDVLAVIYSILTSSGPWIITTISLWVVIYSLKSADIYFNMAVIYAFILSIIFSGIFSMFLSRRTSDLIYSKKYEKILPETLSIILVNNLIVITYLIIFFLIFKHDIKFILSFSYLTASLTTLWLISVSLLATDSINWYIFSYLTMGISSIILSKYFGIIGYAIAVNIGIIINVFVVIYYFGSSSKRISFEWFKEVKNYWQNLLIGFAYYLSIWIDDIIVWNHPKFGEEPISGFKFSYVYDSPMFFSYLTIIPTITMFILVLETRFYKKYKSFYNSLIEGYVLSEIILLKNSMEKELKQNISLTIKIQTLITTVFFILNELELLPFSNQLSKPILRLGLIGAMLNGFYLMMLLLILYFDFRNLALAINLSVLGLNSILSTIFVNKIGYAALGSGYAFSFAIGTFISYYLLKIRVNKIIQIEYSRQKVDLKEGYYLRLNEIEQIREELK, encoded by the coding sequence ATGGCAGGTGTGGGCTTCAAACTTAATAAATTATTCTACAAAAATCAAATATCAACAGACGTTCTTGCAGTGATATATTCAATTTTAACATCGTCGGGGCCTTGGATAATAACAACTATTTCTTTATGGGTTGTTATATATTCTCTAAAGTCGGCAGATATATACTTTAATATGGCTGTTATATATGCATTCATACTTTCAATTATCTTTTCTGGTATTTTTTCCATGTTTCTCTCACGAAGAACCTCAGATCTTATTTATTCGAAAAAATATGAAAAAATACTTCCTGAAACACTTTCAATAATCCTAGTAAATAACTTAATTGTAATTACTTATCTTATAATATTTTTTCTAATCTTTAAACACGACATCAAATTCATTCTTTCCTTTTCCTATTTAACCGCCTCACTTACGACGTTATGGTTGATATCGGTGTCATTACTTGCCACTGATTCAATAAATTGGTATATATTTTCATATTTAACTATGGGAATTTCTTCGATTATCCTATCAAAATATTTTGGAATTATAGGTTATGCAATTGCAGTAAATATAGGAATAATAATAAATGTATTCGTAGTTATTTATTATTTTGGTTCAAGTTCAAAAAGAATTTCCTTTGAATGGTTTAAAGAAGTAAAAAACTACTGGCAAAACCTATTAATTGGTTTTGCTTACTATCTTTCAATATGGATAGACGACATAATAGTTTGGAATCATCCAAAATTTGGTGAAGAACCAATTAGTGGATTTAAATTTTCATATGTATATGATAGTCCAATGTTTTTTTCTTATCTTACTATAATTCCAACAATAACAATGTTTATTCTTGTTTTAGAAACTAGATTCTACAAAAAATACAAAAGTTTTTATAACTCTTTGATCGAAGGTTATGTTTTATCTGAAATAATTCTATTAAAAAACTCTATGGAAAAAGAACTAAAGCAAAATATAAGCCTTACAATAAAAATTCAAACGCTTATAACAACAGTATTCTTCATCCTTAACGAGCTTGAATTGCTACCATTTTCTAATCAACTTTCAAAACCTATACTTCGTCTTGGATTAATAGGTGCCATGCTTAATGGATTTTATTTAATGATGCTCTTGTTAATACTTTATTTTGATTTTAGAAATCTTGCCCTTGCAATAAATCTAAGTGTCTTAGGATTAAATTCAATACTAAGTACCATATTTGTAAACAAAATTGGGTATGCAGCCCTTGGCTCAGGTTATGCATTTTCGTTTGCAATTGGAACTTTTATTTCATATTATTTGCTCAAAATAAGAGTAAACAAAATTATACAAATAGAATATTCAAGGCAAAAGGTTGATCTCAAAGAAGGATACTATCTAAGGTTAAATGAAATAGAACAAATTAGGGAGGAATTAAAATGA
- the pelF gene encoding GT4 family glycosyltransferase PelF, with product MNKLKVGIIFEGTYPYIVGGVSSWGNSLISNMKDVEFCVIHVGDVPKKKAPKYNFPENVTDYFEYYLFANYKFPKKRKIGKEITNALENIISYPFDENLMGKDLYELFKKNPSLDFTSIFKSQFYWDTIVSFYEKYLPYENFTNYYWTLYSMLIPILNSMTVDLPKCDIYHTITTGYAGISAILNGLKYNVPVILTEHGIYHRERQLEILRADWIKEEFKTGWIKLFNTISSVVYKGSDKITTLFSENQKYEKEFCSKEEKFLIIPNGIDTNKFSNLTYRKSKTPFNVGLVGRVVEIKDIKTAIKAAKIVKQRIKDFKLFIIGPTDEEPEYFRECKELVDILNLQDTVEFTGMVDVKEYYPELNLMILSSVSEGQPLVILEAFAVGIPVVSTNVGACRELIYGSKEDFISPAGIVVKPKDFISLANAIIYMYENDKFRLNASETGKKRVHMRYRLDQMIENYKKLYLSVVK from the coding sequence GTGAATAAATTGAAAGTTGGAATAATTTTTGAAGGAACTTACCCTTATATTGTTGGTGGGGTTTCAAGTTGGGGAAATTCTTTAATTTCAAATATGAAAGATGTGGAATTTTGTGTTATCCACGTTGGTGATGTTCCAAAAAAGAAAGCCCCAAAGTATAATTTCCCAGAAAACGTCACAGATTATTTTGAATATTATCTTTTTGCAAACTATAAATTCCCCAAAAAAAGAAAAATAGGAAAAGAAATTACAAATGCTTTGGAAAATATAATTTCTTATCCATTTGATGAAAACCTTATGGGCAAAGATCTATATGAATTATTTAAAAAAAATCCCTCTCTTGATTTTACAAGTATATTTAAATCTCAATTTTATTGGGACACGATTGTAAGTTTTTACGAAAAGTATCTTCCATATGAAAACTTTACAAACTATTATTGGACATTATATTCAATGCTTATTCCAATTCTAAATTCTATGACAGTTGATCTTCCAAAGTGTGATATATACCATACTATTACAACCGGTTATGCCGGAATTTCAGCCATTCTAAATGGTTTAAAATACAATGTTCCTGTAATACTTACTGAGCATGGGATATACCATAGAGAAAGGCAGCTTGAAATCCTAAGAGCTGATTGGATAAAAGAAGAATTCAAAACAGGTTGGATTAAGCTATTTAATACAATAAGTTCTGTAGTATACAAAGGCTCTGACAAAATAACAACTCTATTTAGTGAAAATCAAAAATATGAAAAAGAATTTTGTTCTAAAGAAGAAAAATTTTTAATTATTCCCAACGGTATAGATACTAATAAATTTTCAAATCTTACATATAGGAAAAGCAAAACTCCATTCAATGTTGGTCTAGTTGGACGCGTTGTGGAAATAAAGGATATTAAAACAGCAATTAAGGCTGCAAAAATCGTAAAGCAAAGAATAAAAGATTTTAAACTCTTTATCATTGGACCAACAGATGAAGAGCCTGAATACTTTAGAGAGTGCAAAGAGTTAGTTGATATTTTAAATTTGCAAGACACAGTTGAATTTACCGGCATGGTCGATGTAAAAGAATATTACCCAGAATTAAATTTAATGATTCTATCCAGTGTAAGCGAAGGTCAACCCCTTGTAATATTAGAAGCATTTGCCGTAGGTATACCAGTAGTATCTACTAATGTTGGTGCATGCAGGGAACTTATATATGGAAGCAAAGAAGATTTTATATCACCTGCCGGAATTGTAGTAAAACCAAAAGATTTTATATCACTTGCAAATGCAATAATTTATATGTATGAAAATGATAAATTTAGACTCAACGCGTCAGAAACTGGAAAGAAACGCGTACATATGAGGTATAGATTGGATCAAATGATAGAAAACTACAAAAAACTATATCTCTCGGTGGTGAAGTAA